AAGCTGATCAGCCAGGGCCTGCCGATGTTGTTCCCCGCGGGAACCGGGCAGACCTTCCAGGGCCTGATCTTCCGCGGTAAGTCCTATATCGACGGAAACGACGCGATCGTGATGGACTGGCGCGGCCCCAAGGCGTTCCCTGCGAACTTCGAGTTCGGGCACAACGGCTACCTGATCTACGACGAGTGCCGGGCCATCCAGACCGGGGTGTACCACTGCACGGCCGTGGTGGACGCCGTGGTCGGCGAGAACCGGATGACCTGGCAGGAGGGTTACATGCCCTGGGTCGTCAAGGGGCCACCCTCGATCGAGGAGTACCTCGCGGCCACCCGGTAACTCAGGACCCGGGACCGTTGGCGGCCCGCAGCGTCCGCATCGCCTCGGCCAGCGATGCGGACGCCGCGGGCCCGAGGGGTTCCAGCACCCGGCGGCGCAGGATCTCCGCGCAGGCGTGCCGGGCGCGCTCGGCCACGTCCCTGCCGTGCTCGGTCAGTACCGCGTAGGTGACCCTGCGGTCCCGCTCGCTGGGCGCCCTGCGGATCAGGCCCGCGGCGACGAGGCGATCGGCCACCTTGGTGAAGCCGCCGCTGGAAAGGGCTGCCTCGCCGGCCAGCCGGGTCATCGGCATCCGGCACTCCGGCGAGCGGATCAGCCGGATCAGGATGTCGAAGGAGGCCGGGGCCAGGTCGAAGCGCTCGGCGATCTCGCCCATCAGGCGCTCCTGGGTGGCCAGGTAGCCCTCGATCACCAGGCCCCACCAGGTCACCATCTCGTCGTCATCGGTACATGGATCGGGCACGGGTGCAGTCTAACCCAATCTCTCGCGGGAATATATCTTGCGCGCGAGAGATTTGGTCACTAGCGTTGGACGTATCCGCCAAAGGAGCCCGTGATGACCTTCAAGACCAGCGGCCTGCACCACGTCACCGCGATCGGCGGCGACCCGCAGCGCAATGCCGAGTTCTACCTGCGCACCCTCGGGCTGCGGCTGGTGAAGACCACCGTCAACTTCGACGACCCAGGGACCTATCACCTCTACTACGGCGACCAGTCCGGTAAGCCCGGCACGCTGCTGACCTTCTTCCCGTGGAAGGACGCCCCGAGCGGGCGGCGTGGTGTGGGGCAGGCCACCACCACGGCCTTCTCCGTGCCGGAGGCCTCGATCGGCTGGTGGGAGCGGCACCTGCGGGAGCAGGGCGTGCAGACCAGCCGGGTGGTCAACCGGGACTCCGAGGACGTGCTGACCCTGCGCGACCCGGACGGCCTCGCGCTGGCGCTGGTGGCGCACCCGCAGGGCGATCCGCGGGACCCGTGGGACAACGGGCATGTGCCCGCAGAGCACGCGATCCGCGGGCTGCACTCGGTGACCCTGTCGGTGTCCAGGGAGGACGCCACCGCCGGGATGCTGACCGAGGGCCTCGGCCTCAGCTTCAGCGAGCGGGACGGCAACCGGTTCCGTTTCCAGGCCGGTGCCGGTGGTCCCGGCGCGCTGGTGGACGTGCTGGTCACCCCGGACGCCCCGCATGGCCTGGTCGCGGCGGGCACGGTGCACCACGTCGCCTGGCGGGCCCCGGACGAGGACACCCAGGCCGCATGGCGGGAGGAGCTGGTGGACCGCGGGGTGCAGGTCACCTCCATCCTGGACCGGCAGTACTTCCGCTCGATCTACTTCCGGGAGCCCGCAGGCACCCTGCTGGAGGTCGCCACGGACGAGCCGGGCTTCGCGATCGACGAGCCGTTGCTGGAGCTGGGCCGCGCGCTGAAGCTGCCGCCGTGGCTGGAGCCGGACCGCGAGCAGATCGAGGCGGCCCTGCCGAAGCTGAACCTGCCCAGCGAGAACAACCCGGAGCCGCGGTCGTGAGTGGACTGTCGCTGGAACACCGTTTCCTCGAAGGCGACCCTGCGGCGCCGGTGTTGCTGCTCCTGCACGGCACCGGCGGGGGCCCCGAGGACCTGCTGGGGCTCGCCCGCGAGCTGAGCCCCGGATCGCCGGTGCTGGCCCCGGCCGGGCCGGTGTCCGAGCACGGCGCGGCCAGATGGTTCCGCAGGCTCGCCGAGGGCGTGTTCGACACCGAGGACGTGCTCGCCCGTGCCGGGCAGCTCGCGGACTTCCTGCTCGCCGCGCGGGCGGAGTACGGCCTGGCAGGGCGCAGGCTGGTGGCGGTCGGCTTCTCCAACGGCGCCAACATCGCCGCCGCGACCGTGCTGCTACGGCCGGACGCGCTGACCGAGGCGGCCGCGTTCGCCGCGATGCTGCCGGTGCCCGAGCCGCCCCGGCATGACCTGAGCGGCAGCAGGGTCTTCCTCTCCGGCGGCGAGCAGGACCCGATGGCCCCGTTGCCCTCGGCGGAGGAACTGGTGCGCGTGCTCAGGGATCGTTCGGCCGAGGTGACCACGCACCGGCACCCCGGCGGCCACCAGGTCACCCCGGACGGGGTGCGGGCCGCGAGGGAATGGCTGACCGCGGGCTGAGCGAGTGGTCGTTGCTACGGTGTCCCGTCATGGACGTGCTCGTGGTCGATCACCCGCTGGCCAAGGCCAGGCTCTCCACCATGCGTGACGCTCGCACCGACAGCGCGAACTTCCGCGCCGCGCTGCACGAGCTGACCATGATGCTGATCTACGAGGCCCTGCGCGAGGCGCCGGTGACCAGCGAGCGGATCCACACCCCGGTGGCCAGGACCGATGGCTACCGGCTGGCGAACCCGCCGTTGCTGGTGCCGGTATTGCGCGCCGGGCTGGGGATGGCCGACGAGGCGCAGAAGCTGATCCCGGACGCCAGGATGGGTTTCGTCGGCCTTGCCAGGGACGAGGAGACCCTGCAACCCACGCCGTACATGGTCTCGCTGCCGGACAGCCTCGCCGAGCAGCCGGTTTTCGTGCTGGACCCGATGCTGGCAACCGGCGGGTCGATGGAGTACACGATCCGGCTGCTCACCGAGCGTGGCGCCACCGACGTCACCGCGATCTGCACGTTGGCCGCGCCGGAGGGCGTGCAGCGGCTACGCGGGTCCGGGCTGCCCGTCCGGGTGGTCACGGCGAGTGTGGACGAGCGGTTGAACGACTCCGGGTTCATCGTGCCCGGCCTCGGCGACGCCGGGGACCGGCAGTACGGCGCCGTCTGAGCTACCGGCACCAGCCATCGGCGTTGGCGCGGAGTGCGGTTTCGTATGCCTCGCCGACGTCCAGCCCGGCCTGTTCCGGGATGTTGCCGTTCAGCTCGAGCGAAACCAGGCCGTGCACCAGCCCCCAGCAGCTCACCGCGATGATCTCGGGCGGCTCGTCCCGCAGCACCCCGGCCTCGACCCCGGCGCGCACGGTGGCCAGCAGCGGTTCGAGGGTGGCGGAGGCGAGCTCGCTGGCCTCCCGGTTGGGCTCGAACCCTGGCACCGCCGTGGTGAACATGATCGAGTACAGGTGCGGGTCGGCCAGCGCGCTCTCCCGGTAGGCCAGCCCCAGCCGCACCATGTCCGTCACGGTGTCGCCGGAAGGCTCGACCGCGGACATCCGGGCACCGAACCGACGGAACCCCTCCACGAACAGCGCGTTGACCAGGTCCGGCTTGCTGCCGAACAGGGAGTACACCGCCGTGGTGGAGGTGTCCACCTCGGCGGCCAGCTTGCGCAGGCTCAGCGCCTTGGGACCCTCCGTGGACAGCAGCTCGCCCGCGCGGTCGAGCAACCGCAGCCGCAGGGTCTCATCGTGTGTCTTCGGGCGGGGCATACCGGGACGATATCGCAACGTTGTTACCAAACCGGGTGAGGTGCGCCGGGCAGGATTTGACCTGGAGCGCACTCCAGGTCGTACTGTCGCCGACATGAGCTACTCGATAGCGGAAGCCGCGCGACGTAGTGGACTGTCGATCGACACCCTCCGGTACTACGAGCGCATCAACCTGCTGGAGCCGCCTGCCAGGGACGCGGCGGGCAGGCGCGCCTACTCCGACACCGACCTCACCTGGCTGGAGTTCCTGACCAAACTGCGCACCACCGGCATGCCCATCCGGCGCATGCGGGAGTACGCCTCGCTGCGTAAGCACGGGACCGCCAGCGCGGGCCGCCGTAAGGCGATCCTGGTCGAACAGCGCAGTGCGGTGGCCGCACGCATCGCCGAGCTGCAGGCCTGCATGGAGGTGCTCGACTACAAGATCAGCAACTACGAGCAGATCGAATGCGCGATGGCTGATGTGGCCGCGCAGGAAGCGGAGACGCGGGGGGTACCGGCGTGAGCCTGCCGACACGTGAACTCGGGGAGCTGACGGTCAGCGCGCAGGGGCTCGGCTGCATGGGGATGAGCCAGGCATACGGCGAGGTTGATGACACCGAGTCGATCGCCACCCTGCACCGGGCCGTCGAACTCGGGGTGACCCTGCTGGACACCGCCAACGTCTACGGCAGCGGGGCCAACGAGGAACTGCTCGGCTGCGCGTTCCGGCAGGGCGCGGTGCGGCGGGAGGACATCGTGCTGGCCACCAAGTTCGGCATCATCTTCTCGGAAGAACGCGGCCAGTTCGCCCGCGGGGACGCGGCCTACGTGCGGCAGTGCTGCGAGGAGTCGCTGCGCAGGCTGGGCGTGGACCACATCGACCTGTACTACCAGCACCGGGTCGATCCGGACGTGCCGGTGGAGGAGACCTTCGGCGCCCTCGCCGAACTGGTCAGCGAGGGCAAGGTCCGCTATGTCGGGCTGTCCGAGGCCGGGGCCGAGACCATCCGGCGGGCGCATGCGGTGCACCCGATCTCCGCGGTGCAGAGCGAGTGGTCGTTGTGGACCCGCGGCATCGAGGACGAGGTGGTGCCCACCTGCCGCGAGCTGGGCATCGGCATCGTGCCGTTCTCCCCGCTCGGGCGCGGTTTCCTGACCGGGGCGATCGACTCCACGGAGCAGTTCGGCGCGGATGACATGCGCCGCGGCCTGCCCCGGTTCGCCGAGGGGAACTTCGAGCGGAACCTGGAGATGGTGCGGGCGTTGCGGGAGCTGGCCGAGCGTAAGGGGGTGACGGCGGGGCAGCTGGCGCTGGCCTGGGTGCAGCACCGGGGCGAGGATGTGGTGCCGATTCCGGGAACGAAGCGGCGCAAGTACCTGGATGAGAACGTGGCCGCCGCGCAACTTGAACTGTCCGAACAGGACATCGCGGAGATCGAGGGTGCCGTTCCGGTGAGCGCGATCGCGGGTGAGCGCTACCCCGAGCATCTGGCCCGCAACGTCGGTAACTGAGAACAGGCACTGAGAACAGGGGAGAGGAATGGATGACTGAGCAGACACTTGCCGGCAGGAGGCTCGGCGAGCTCGAGGTCGGCGCGCAGGGGCTCGGCTGCATGGGGATGAGCGAGTTCTACGGCACCGGCGACGACACCGAGTCGATCGCCACCGTGCATCGTGCCCTCGAGCTCGGGATCACCCTGCTGGACACCGCCGATATGTACGGCTACGGGCGTAACGAGGAACTGCTCGGCCGCGCCATCGCCGACCGCAGGGACCGCGTGGTGCTGGCCAGCAAGTTCGGGATCGTCCGGGACGAGGCGGACCAGGACAA
The sequence above is drawn from the Amycolatopsis aidingensis genome and encodes:
- a CDS encoding MarR family winged helix-turn-helix transcriptional regulator, which gives rise to MVTWWGLVIEGYLATQERLMGEIAERFDLAPASFDILIRLIRSPECRMPMTRLAGEAALSSGGFTKVADRLVAAGLIRRAPSERDRRVTYAVLTEHGRDVAERARHACAEILRRRVLEPLGPAASASLAEAMRTLRAANGPGS
- a CDS encoding ring-cleaving dioxygenase, with product MTFKTSGLHHVTAIGGDPQRNAEFYLRTLGLRLVKTTVNFDDPGTYHLYYGDQSGKPGTLLTFFPWKDAPSGRRGVGQATTTAFSVPEASIGWWERHLREQGVQTSRVVNRDSEDVLTLRDPDGLALALVAHPQGDPRDPWDNGHVPAEHAIRGLHSVTLSVSREDATAGMLTEGLGLSFSERDGNRFRFQAGAGGPGALVDVLVTPDAPHGLVAAGTVHHVAWRAPDEDTQAAWREELVDRGVQVTSILDRQYFRSIYFREPAGTLLEVATDEPGFAIDEPLLELGRALKLPPWLEPDREQIEAALPKLNLPSENNPEPRS
- a CDS encoding alpha/beta hydrolase; the encoded protein is MSGLSLEHRFLEGDPAAPVLLLLHGTGGGPEDLLGLARELSPGSPVLAPAGPVSEHGAARWFRRLAEGVFDTEDVLARAGQLADFLLAARAEYGLAGRRLVAVGFSNGANIAAATVLLRPDALTEAAAFAAMLPVPEPPRHDLSGSRVFLSGGEQDPMAPLPSAEELVRVLRDRSAEVTTHRHPGGHQVTPDGVRAAREWLTAG
- the upp gene encoding uracil phosphoribosyltransferase, coding for MDVLVVDHPLAKARLSTMRDARTDSANFRAALHELTMMLIYEALREAPVTSERIHTPVARTDGYRLANPPLLVPVLRAGLGMADEAQKLIPDARMGFVGLARDEETLQPTPYMVSLPDSLAEQPVFVLDPMLATGGSMEYTIRLLTERGATDVTAICTLAAPEGVQRLRGSGLPVRVVTASVDERLNDSGFIVPGLGDAGDRQYGAV
- a CDS encoding TetR/AcrR family transcriptional regulator, producing the protein MPRPKTHDETLRLRLLDRAGELLSTEGPKALSLRKLAAEVDTSTTAVYSLFGSKPDLVNALFVEGFRRFGARMSAVEPSGDTVTDMVRLGLAYRESALADPHLYSIMFTTAVPGFEPNREASELASATLEPLLATVRAGVEAGVLRDEPPEIIAVSCWGLVHGLVSLELNGNIPEQAGLDVGEAYETALRANADGWCR
- a CDS encoding MerR family transcriptional regulator produces the protein MSYSIAEAARRSGLSIDTLRYYERINLLEPPARDAAGRRAYSDTDLTWLEFLTKLRTTGMPIRRMREYASLRKHGTASAGRRKAILVEQRSAVAARIAELQACMEVLDYKISNYEQIECAMADVAAQEAETRGVPA
- a CDS encoding aldo/keto reductase; translated protein: MGMSQAYGEVDDTESIATLHRAVELGVTLLDTANVYGSGANEELLGCAFRQGAVRREDIVLATKFGIIFSEERGQFARGDAAYVRQCCEESLRRLGVDHIDLYYQHRVDPDVPVEETFGALAELVSEGKVRYVGLSEAGAETIRRAHAVHPISAVQSEWSLWTRGIEDEVVPTCRELGIGIVPFSPLGRGFLTGAIDSTEQFGADDMRRGLPRFAEGNFERNLEMVRALRELAERKGVTAGQLALAWVQHRGEDVVPIPGTKRRKYLDENVAAAQLELSEQDIAEIEGAVPVSAIAGERYPEHLARNVGN